A region of Cucumis melo cultivar AY chromosome 2, USDA_Cmelo_AY_1.0, whole genome shotgun sequence DNA encodes the following proteins:
- the LOC107991121 gene encoding uncharacterized protein LOC107991121 translates to MAAKKFWNMVRAIVLMLRKELSKGRIVMSDLHLMMKRGKLAGKAMFNLMHLHQTPGRLSCRTATTDIAQSIAIAPQDYEFSCSNSPAFPALQIYGKRSGKHHQNQKYNDVTTVSAVKRVLEMLNNEAVPATATAVEVEVAPPSPMVKFGMSPMVRVTDSPFPVKDECGDHKVDEAAEAFIKRFYSNLKQQRITAGMESPSPYHRMWGR, encoded by the coding sequence ATGGCGGCGAAGAAATTCTGGAATATGGTACGAGCAATTGTGTTGATGCTACGTAAGGAGTTATCAAAAGGCCGAATCGTAATGTCTGATCTTCATTTGATGATGAAGAGAGGCAAATTAGCCGGAAAAGCCATGTTCAATCTAATGCATCTCCACCAAACCCCCGGTAGGCTCAGTTGCCGGACGGCTACTACCGACATAGCTCAATCCATCGCCATTGCTCCTCAGGATTACGAGTTTAGCTGTAGCAACAGCCCTGCTTTTCCAGCGCTGCAGATCTACGGAAAGCGCAGCGGCAAACACCACCAGAACCAGAAGTATAACGATGTTACCACTGTTAGCGCTGTTAAACGAGTGCTGGAGATGCTGAACAACGAAGCGGTGCCCGCGACTGCGACGGCGGTGGAGGTTGAGGTGGCGCCACCGTCGCCTATGGTGAAGTTTGGGATGAGTCCGATGGTTAGGGTAACGGACTCGCCGTTTCCGGTGAAGGATGAGTGTGGGGACCACAAGGTGGATGAAGCGGCGGAAGCGTTTATTAAACGGTTTTATAGTAATCTGAAACAGCAGAGGATAACGGCGGGGATGGAATCGCCGTCGCCGTACCACCGGATGTGGGGCCGGTGA
- the LOC103492255 gene encoding probable RNA-dependent RNA polymerase 3 isoform X2 yields the protein MADHFLEVSLPPSVEHFLLQICELHDQPLPDAEVRWALASVGEVAALDALHKISCSSPVRNLSGFILHMVRKDSCASPQNKMVRVSPHQSPSSCCRVSQLQSPSTCSVSLHQSLSTFSLSSGQGLGTAENASFQPPTPEKSGSFSSSVSDRARISQFVALGELEFRKAFLLLSYIGGESLERVTTAEQIQSLSQLAMEKFEDEVWKIFGKKYITNEERRVYVDWDRRKTHIYHCYVALDGSYRFKGPFLNNTKTHLQRVLGDDNVLMVKFAEDKSDTHLPNHTGGSFYAYNKIARDGILLGLRRYRFFVFKDGGKEEKKKNPTTSAVKCYFVRMESDAYVDKIEPYKLSNRTVFEARSLFMHAHMVSSIASYMARFSLILSKTIKLKIDLSTVKVQRIGDIPCKDIYGNVIYRDGKPLIHTDGTGFISEDLALECPMNVFKGQAKHDADLKRIPAFEGFQNKTLPLTLPGLELREPPLLIQFRLFYNGLAVKGTFLVNKQLPPRTIQIRDSMIKVEIDPDLVNFETENSLELVGTSNPPKRTFLSRNLIALLNYGGVPREYFMTILVDALKDVQGVFSSKRAALRVSINNGEMDDFLVARMILAGIPLDESYLQYRLSVLLKEEKKSLKSGRLHVPECYYLMGTVDPTCTLESGEVCVILENGQINGKVLVYRNPGLHFGDIHVLTAKYVEELVPVVGNAKYAIFFSSKGPRSVADEIAGGDFDGDMYWVSRNSQLLEYFRPCEPWRPSPSTEVVTNRKPKEFSVEELENELFKLFLSTRFQPSYAKSVAADNWLALMDQFLMLGEERKEERNRIRAKILQLINIYYDALDAPKKD from the exons ATGGCTGATCATTTCTTGGAAGTCTCTCTTCCACCTTCGGTTGAGCATTTTCTTCTTCAGATATGTGAGCTACATGATCAGCCACTGCCGGATGCTGAAGTGCGATGGGCGTTAGCTTCAGTGGGGGAAGTAGCTGCTCTTGATGCTCTCCATAAGATCTCCTGTAGCTCCCCTGTAAGGAACCTTAGCGGTTTTATTCTGCATATGGTTCGTAAGGATTCTTGTGCTTCTCCTCAGAACAAGATGGTTCGTGTTTCTCCTCATCAGAGTCCTTCTTCCTGTTGCCGTGTTTCTCAGCTTCAGAGTCCTTCGACTTGCTCTGTTTCTTTGCATCAAAGTCTTTCAACTTTCTCTCTTAGTAGCGGCCAAG GGCTAGGAACTGCTGAGAATGCAAGCTTTCAGCCGCCAACTCCAGAAAAGTCCGGAAGCTTTTCATCTTCGGTTTCGGACAGAGCAAGGATTTCGCAATTTGTGGCTTTGGGAGAACTTGAGTTTAGGAAGGCATTTTTATTATTGAGTTACATTGGGGG AGAAAGCCTTGAAAGGGTCACAACAGCAGAGCAAATTCAAAGTCTAAGCCAATTAGCGATGGAAAAATTTGAGGACGAAGTTTGGAAAATATTTGGTAAAAAATACATTACTAATGAAGAACGACGAGTG TATGTTGACTGGGATCGTAGGAAAACACACATTTACCACTGTTATGTTGCTTTGGATGGGAGTTACAGGTTCAAG GGTCCATTTTTGAACAATACAAAAACTCATCTACAAAGGGTTTTAGGCGATGACAATGTTTTGATGGTCAAGTTTGCTGAAGATAAATCTGATACGCATTTGCCAAACCATACTGGTGGTTCCTTTTATGCGTATAACAAGATTGCTAGAGATGGCATTCTTCTTGGATTGCGTCGATACCGTTTTTTTG TTTTCAAAGATGGTGGGaaggaggaaaaaaagaagaatccGACCACATCAGCTGTGAAGTGCTATTTTGTCAGAATGGAGTCAGATGcatatgttgataagattgaACCTTATAAATTATCAAATAGAACAGTTTTTGAAGCAAGGAGTCTTTTCATGCATGCACACATGGTGTCTAGTATAGCAAGCTACATGGCTAG gTTTTCACTCATTCTGTCAAAGACCATAAAACTGAAAATTGATTTGTCTACAGTAAAAGTTCAAAGAATCGGGGATATACCTTGCAAG GATATCTATGGCAATGTCATATATAGAGATGGAAAACCTCTTATACATACAGACGGAACAGGATTTATATCAGAGGACTTGGCTTTGGAGTGCCCTATGAATGTATTTAAAGGGCAGGCAAAGCATGATGCTGATCTTAAG AGAATTCCTGCTTTTGAAGGATTTCAGAATAAGACTTTGCCACTAACACTTCCAGGACTTGAATTGCGAGAACCA CCCTTGCTAATTCAGTTCCGACTTTTTTACAATGGCCTTGCTGTTAAGGGAACATTTCTAGTGAATAAACAG CTTCCTCCTAGAACAATTCAAATCCGCGATTCTATGATCAAAGTTGAAATAGATCCAGATCTTGTAAATTTTGAAACAGAGAATTCACTGGAGTTAGTAGGGACCAG TAATCCCCCGAAGAGGACATTTCTTTCAAGAAATTTAATAGCACTCTTGAACTATGGAGGTGTTCCAAGAGAGTACTTCATGACTATCCTTGTGGATGCTTTAAAAGATGTTCAGGGTGTTTTCTCCAGTAAGCGTGCAGCTTTAAGAG TTTCCATTAACAATGGTGAAATGGATGACTTTCTGGTTGCAAGAATGATTTTAGCTGGCATTCCTCTTGATGAATCATATTTGCAATATCGGCTATCTGTGCTATTGAAGGAGGAGAAAAAGAGCTTGAAAAGTGGAAGACTTCACGTGCCTGAATGTTATTATTTAATGGGGACAGTCGATCCCACCTGTACACTTGAAAGCGGCGAAGTCTGTGTTATCCT TGAAAATGGACAAATCAACGGGAAGGTTCTTGTTTATCGCAATCCTGGTCTACATTTTGGTGATATCCATGTTTTAACAGCTAAATATGTGGAGGAGTTGGTTCCTGTTGTTGGAAATGCGAAATATGCTATATTCTTTTCCAGTAAGGGTCCCCGTTCAGTAGCTGATGAAATAGCGGGTGGTGATTTTGACGGCGATATGTACTGGGTTTCCAGAAATTCGCAG TTGTTAGAGTATTTCAGACCATGTGAACCATGGAGGCCAAGTCCTTCAACGGAAGTAGTTACAAATAGAAAGCCGAAAGAATTTTCTGTCGAGGAATTGGAGAATGAGCTATTTAAACTATTCTTGTCTACTAGGTTTCAGCCAAG TTATGCAAAGAGTGTTGCAGCTGATAACTGGTTGGCATTGATGGATCAGTTTCTAATGTTGGGTGAAGAGcgtaaagaagaaagaaatcgTATAAGGGCAAAGATTCTGCAGTTGATCAATATATATTATGATGCTTTAGATGCACCTAAAAAAG ATTGA
- the LOC103492255 gene encoding probable RNA-dependent RNA polymerase 5 isoform X1, giving the protein MADHFLEVSLPPSVEHFLLQICELHDQPLPDAEVRWALASVGEVAALDALHKISCSSPVRNLSGFILHMVRKDSCASPQNKMVRVSPHQSPSSCCRVSQLQSPSTCSVSLHQSLSTFSLSSGQGLGTAENASFQPPTPEKSGSFSSSVSDRARISQFVALGELEFRKAFLLLSYIGGESLERVTTAEQIQSLSQLAMEKFEDEVWKIFGKKYITNEERRVYVDWDRRKTHIYHCYVALDGSYRFKGPFLNNTKTHLQRVLGDDNVLMVKFAEDKSDTHLPNHTGGSFYAYNKIARDGILLGLRRYRFFVFKDGGKEEKKKNPTTSAVKCYFVRMESDAYVDKIEPYKLSNRTVFEARSLFMHAHMVSSIASYMARFSLILSKTIKLKIDLSTVKVQRIGDIPCKDIYGNVIYRDGKPLIHTDGTGFISEDLALECPMNVFKGQAKHDADLKRIPAFEGFQNKTLPLTLPGLELREPPLLIQFRLFYNGLAVKGTFLVNKQLPPRTIQIRDSMIKVEIDPDLVNFETENSLELVGTSNPPKRTFLSRNLIALLNYGGVPREYFMTILVDALKDVQGVFSSKRAALRVSINNGEMDDFLVARMILAGIPLDESYLQYRLSVLLKEEKKSLKSGRLHVPECYYLMGTVDPTCTLESGEVCVILENGQINGKVLVYRNPGLHFGDIHVLTAKYVEELVPVVGNAKYAIFFSSKGPRSVADEIAGGDFDGDMYWVSRNSQLLEYFRPCEPWRPSPSTEVVTNRKPKEFSVEELENELFKLFLSTRFQPSYAKSVAADNWLALMDQFLMLGEERKEERNRIRAKILQLINIYYDALDAPKKGGKKIEVPKHLKAGTLPHFMERGKNSYVSTSILGQIFDTVNMYQEEVPNIEVQKLPCFEEEVPEYIFMKWKFLYELYRKDMVDAMQLDPDAKNIAAEATIKKYKEILYGAEELEGSPRSNDDVYQEALAIYQVTYDHAMSHSVRNCVFAWKVAGSALFKLYAIKHSERSFLCLPSVMREIFS; this is encoded by the exons ATGGCTGATCATTTCTTGGAAGTCTCTCTTCCACCTTCGGTTGAGCATTTTCTTCTTCAGATATGTGAGCTACATGATCAGCCACTGCCGGATGCTGAAGTGCGATGGGCGTTAGCTTCAGTGGGGGAAGTAGCTGCTCTTGATGCTCTCCATAAGATCTCCTGTAGCTCCCCTGTAAGGAACCTTAGCGGTTTTATTCTGCATATGGTTCGTAAGGATTCTTGTGCTTCTCCTCAGAACAAGATGGTTCGTGTTTCTCCTCATCAGAGTCCTTCTTCCTGTTGCCGTGTTTCTCAGCTTCAGAGTCCTTCGACTTGCTCTGTTTCTTTGCATCAAAGTCTTTCAACTTTCTCTCTTAGTAGCGGCCAAG GGCTAGGAACTGCTGAGAATGCAAGCTTTCAGCCGCCAACTCCAGAAAAGTCCGGAAGCTTTTCATCTTCGGTTTCGGACAGAGCAAGGATTTCGCAATTTGTGGCTTTGGGAGAACTTGAGTTTAGGAAGGCATTTTTATTATTGAGTTACATTGGGGG AGAAAGCCTTGAAAGGGTCACAACAGCAGAGCAAATTCAAAGTCTAAGCCAATTAGCGATGGAAAAATTTGAGGACGAAGTTTGGAAAATATTTGGTAAAAAATACATTACTAATGAAGAACGACGAGTG TATGTTGACTGGGATCGTAGGAAAACACACATTTACCACTGTTATGTTGCTTTGGATGGGAGTTACAGGTTCAAG GGTCCATTTTTGAACAATACAAAAACTCATCTACAAAGGGTTTTAGGCGATGACAATGTTTTGATGGTCAAGTTTGCTGAAGATAAATCTGATACGCATTTGCCAAACCATACTGGTGGTTCCTTTTATGCGTATAACAAGATTGCTAGAGATGGCATTCTTCTTGGATTGCGTCGATACCGTTTTTTTG TTTTCAAAGATGGTGGGaaggaggaaaaaaagaagaatccGACCACATCAGCTGTGAAGTGCTATTTTGTCAGAATGGAGTCAGATGcatatgttgataagattgaACCTTATAAATTATCAAATAGAACAGTTTTTGAAGCAAGGAGTCTTTTCATGCATGCACACATGGTGTCTAGTATAGCAAGCTACATGGCTAG gTTTTCACTCATTCTGTCAAAGACCATAAAACTGAAAATTGATTTGTCTACAGTAAAAGTTCAAAGAATCGGGGATATACCTTGCAAG GATATCTATGGCAATGTCATATATAGAGATGGAAAACCTCTTATACATACAGACGGAACAGGATTTATATCAGAGGACTTGGCTTTGGAGTGCCCTATGAATGTATTTAAAGGGCAGGCAAAGCATGATGCTGATCTTAAG AGAATTCCTGCTTTTGAAGGATTTCAGAATAAGACTTTGCCACTAACACTTCCAGGACTTGAATTGCGAGAACCA CCCTTGCTAATTCAGTTCCGACTTTTTTACAATGGCCTTGCTGTTAAGGGAACATTTCTAGTGAATAAACAG CTTCCTCCTAGAACAATTCAAATCCGCGATTCTATGATCAAAGTTGAAATAGATCCAGATCTTGTAAATTTTGAAACAGAGAATTCACTGGAGTTAGTAGGGACCAG TAATCCCCCGAAGAGGACATTTCTTTCAAGAAATTTAATAGCACTCTTGAACTATGGAGGTGTTCCAAGAGAGTACTTCATGACTATCCTTGTGGATGCTTTAAAAGATGTTCAGGGTGTTTTCTCCAGTAAGCGTGCAGCTTTAAGAG TTTCCATTAACAATGGTGAAATGGATGACTTTCTGGTTGCAAGAATGATTTTAGCTGGCATTCCTCTTGATGAATCATATTTGCAATATCGGCTATCTGTGCTATTGAAGGAGGAGAAAAAGAGCTTGAAAAGTGGAAGACTTCACGTGCCTGAATGTTATTATTTAATGGGGACAGTCGATCCCACCTGTACACTTGAAAGCGGCGAAGTCTGTGTTATCCT TGAAAATGGACAAATCAACGGGAAGGTTCTTGTTTATCGCAATCCTGGTCTACATTTTGGTGATATCCATGTTTTAACAGCTAAATATGTGGAGGAGTTGGTTCCTGTTGTTGGAAATGCGAAATATGCTATATTCTTTTCCAGTAAGGGTCCCCGTTCAGTAGCTGATGAAATAGCGGGTGGTGATTTTGACGGCGATATGTACTGGGTTTCCAGAAATTCGCAG TTGTTAGAGTATTTCAGACCATGTGAACCATGGAGGCCAAGTCCTTCAACGGAAGTAGTTACAAATAGAAAGCCGAAAGAATTTTCTGTCGAGGAATTGGAGAATGAGCTATTTAAACTATTCTTGTCTACTAGGTTTCAGCCAAG TTATGCAAAGAGTGTTGCAGCTGATAACTGGTTGGCATTGATGGATCAGTTTCTAATGTTGGGTGAAGAGcgtaaagaagaaagaaatcgTATAAGGGCAAAGATTCTGCAGTTGATCAATATATATTATGATGCTTTAGATGCACCTAAAAAAGGTGGGAAGAAG ATTGAAGTTCCAAAACACCTAAAGGCAGGAACTTTACCTCATTTCATGGAAAGGGGAAAAAATTCATATGTTTCAACTTCAATTCTTGGACAAATTTTTGACACCGTTAACATGTATCAAGAAGAAGTGCCAAACATTG AGGTTCAGAAACTTCCTTGCTTTGAAGAGGAAGTGCCCGAATATATCTTCATGAAGTGGAAGTTTCTCTATGAGTTGTACAGAAAAGACATGGTGGACGCCATGCAGCTTGATCCCGATGCCAAAAACATAGCTGCTGAAGCCACAATTAAGAAGTACAAGGAG ATATTGTATGGTGCTGAAGAACTCGAGGGGAGCCCGAGGTCGAATGATGATGTATACCAGGAGGCTCTTGCAATTTATCAAGTTACATATGACCATGCCATGAGCCACAGTGTGCGCAATTGCGTCTTTGCATGGAAAGTTGCAGGTTCGGCTCTCTTCAAGCTCTATGCTATAAAACATTCTGAAAGAAGCTTTCTTTGTCTTCCTTCAGTTATGCGTGAGATTTTTAGTTAA
- the LOC103492255 gene encoding probable RNA-dependent RNA polymerase 5 isoform X3, producing MRTTHFSPEEWLYTNPLYFYVLYTTKIISNCGPFLNNTKTHLQRVLGDDNVLMVKFAEDKSDTHLPNHTGGSFYAYNKIARDGILLGLRRYRFFVFKDGGKEEKKKNPTTSAVKCYFVRMESDAYVDKIEPYKLSNRTVFEARSLFMHAHMVSSIASYMARFSLILSKTIKLKIDLSTVKVQRIGDIPCKDIYGNVIYRDGKPLIHTDGTGFISEDLALECPMNVFKGQAKHDADLKRIPAFEGFQNKTLPLTLPGLELREPPLLIQFRLFYNGLAVKGTFLVNKQLPPRTIQIRDSMIKVEIDPDLVNFETENSLELVGTSNPPKRTFLSRNLIALLNYGGVPREYFMTILVDALKDVQGVFSSKRAALRVSINNGEMDDFLVARMILAGIPLDESYLQYRLSVLLKEEKKSLKSGRLHVPECYYLMGTVDPTCTLESGEVCVILENGQINGKVLVYRNPGLHFGDIHVLTAKYVEELVPVVGNAKYAIFFSSKGPRSVADEIAGGDFDGDMYWVSRNSQLLEYFRPCEPWRPSPSTEVVTNRKPKEFSVEELENELFKLFLSTRFQPSYAKSVAADNWLALMDQFLMLGEERKEERNRIRAKILQLINIYYDALDAPKKGGKKIEVPKHLKAGTLPHFMERGKNSYVSTSILGQIFDTVNMYQEEVPNIEVQKLPCFEEEVPEYIFMKWKFLYELYRKDMVDAMQLDPDAKNIAAEATIKKYKEILYGAEELEGSPRSNDDVYQEALAIYQVTYDHAMSHSVRNCVFAWKVAGSALFKLYAIKHSERSFLCLPSVMREIFS from the exons ATGCGTACAACTCATTTTTCTCCAGAGGAATGGCTTTATACCAACCCTCTATATTTTTACGTGCTATATACAACAAAAATTATTTCCAATTGT GGTCCATTTTTGAACAATACAAAAACTCATCTACAAAGGGTTTTAGGCGATGACAATGTTTTGATGGTCAAGTTTGCTGAAGATAAATCTGATACGCATTTGCCAAACCATACTGGTGGTTCCTTTTATGCGTATAACAAGATTGCTAGAGATGGCATTCTTCTTGGATTGCGTCGATACCGTTTTTTTG TTTTCAAAGATGGTGGGaaggaggaaaaaaagaagaatccGACCACATCAGCTGTGAAGTGCTATTTTGTCAGAATGGAGTCAGATGcatatgttgataagattgaACCTTATAAATTATCAAATAGAACAGTTTTTGAAGCAAGGAGTCTTTTCATGCATGCACACATGGTGTCTAGTATAGCAAGCTACATGGCTAG gTTTTCACTCATTCTGTCAAAGACCATAAAACTGAAAATTGATTTGTCTACAGTAAAAGTTCAAAGAATCGGGGATATACCTTGCAAG GATATCTATGGCAATGTCATATATAGAGATGGAAAACCTCTTATACATACAGACGGAACAGGATTTATATCAGAGGACTTGGCTTTGGAGTGCCCTATGAATGTATTTAAAGGGCAGGCAAAGCATGATGCTGATCTTAAG AGAATTCCTGCTTTTGAAGGATTTCAGAATAAGACTTTGCCACTAACACTTCCAGGACTTGAATTGCGAGAACCA CCCTTGCTAATTCAGTTCCGACTTTTTTACAATGGCCTTGCTGTTAAGGGAACATTTCTAGTGAATAAACAG CTTCCTCCTAGAACAATTCAAATCCGCGATTCTATGATCAAAGTTGAAATAGATCCAGATCTTGTAAATTTTGAAACAGAGAATTCACTGGAGTTAGTAGGGACCAG TAATCCCCCGAAGAGGACATTTCTTTCAAGAAATTTAATAGCACTCTTGAACTATGGAGGTGTTCCAAGAGAGTACTTCATGACTATCCTTGTGGATGCTTTAAAAGATGTTCAGGGTGTTTTCTCCAGTAAGCGTGCAGCTTTAAGAG TTTCCATTAACAATGGTGAAATGGATGACTTTCTGGTTGCAAGAATGATTTTAGCTGGCATTCCTCTTGATGAATCATATTTGCAATATCGGCTATCTGTGCTATTGAAGGAGGAGAAAAAGAGCTTGAAAAGTGGAAGACTTCACGTGCCTGAATGTTATTATTTAATGGGGACAGTCGATCCCACCTGTACACTTGAAAGCGGCGAAGTCTGTGTTATCCT TGAAAATGGACAAATCAACGGGAAGGTTCTTGTTTATCGCAATCCTGGTCTACATTTTGGTGATATCCATGTTTTAACAGCTAAATATGTGGAGGAGTTGGTTCCTGTTGTTGGAAATGCGAAATATGCTATATTCTTTTCCAGTAAGGGTCCCCGTTCAGTAGCTGATGAAATAGCGGGTGGTGATTTTGACGGCGATATGTACTGGGTTTCCAGAAATTCGCAG TTGTTAGAGTATTTCAGACCATGTGAACCATGGAGGCCAAGTCCTTCAACGGAAGTAGTTACAAATAGAAAGCCGAAAGAATTTTCTGTCGAGGAATTGGAGAATGAGCTATTTAAACTATTCTTGTCTACTAGGTTTCAGCCAAG TTATGCAAAGAGTGTTGCAGCTGATAACTGGTTGGCATTGATGGATCAGTTTCTAATGTTGGGTGAAGAGcgtaaagaagaaagaaatcgTATAAGGGCAAAGATTCTGCAGTTGATCAATATATATTATGATGCTTTAGATGCACCTAAAAAAGGTGGGAAGAAG ATTGAAGTTCCAAAACACCTAAAGGCAGGAACTTTACCTCATTTCATGGAAAGGGGAAAAAATTCATATGTTTCAACTTCAATTCTTGGACAAATTTTTGACACCGTTAACATGTATCAAGAAGAAGTGCCAAACATTG AGGTTCAGAAACTTCCTTGCTTTGAAGAGGAAGTGCCCGAATATATCTTCATGAAGTGGAAGTTTCTCTATGAGTTGTACAGAAAAGACATGGTGGACGCCATGCAGCTTGATCCCGATGCCAAAAACATAGCTGCTGAAGCCACAATTAAGAAGTACAAGGAG ATATTGTATGGTGCTGAAGAACTCGAGGGGAGCCCGAGGTCGAATGATGATGTATACCAGGAGGCTCTTGCAATTTATCAAGTTACATATGACCATGCCATGAGCCACAGTGTGCGCAATTGCGTCTTTGCATGGAAAGTTGCAGGTTCGGCTCTCTTCAAGCTCTATGCTATAAAACATTCTGAAAGAAGCTTTCTTTGTCTTCCTTCAGTTATGCGTGAGATTTTTAGTTAA
- the LOC103492256 gene encoding NADP-dependent malic enzyme, which produces MESTLKEIGDGGSVLDLDPKATVGGGVEDIYGEDCATEEQLVTPWTFSVASGYSLLRDPHHNKGLAFTEKERDAHYLRGLLPPAIVTQQLQEKKLMQNIRQYQLPLQKFIAMMELQERNERLFYKLLIDNVEELLPVVYTPTVGEACQKYGSIFRRPQGLYISLKEKGKILEVLKNWPQRSIQVIVVTDGERILGLGDLGCQGMGIPVGKLSLYTALGGVRPSACLPITIDVGTNNEKLLNDEFYIGLKQRRATGEEYYELLDEFMTAVKQNYGEKVLIQFEDFANHNAFELLAKYRTTHLVFNDDIQGTAAVVLAGAVSALKLIGGTLADHTFLFLGAGEAGTGIAELIALEISKQTKAPVEETRKKIWLVDSKGLIVHSRKDSLQHFKQPWAHEHEPVKDLLSAVKAIKPTVLIGSSGVGRTFTKEVIEAVSSINEKPLIMALSNPTSQSECTAEEAYTWSEGRAIFASGSPFDPFEYNGKTFVPGQSNNAYIFPGFGLGVVISGAIRVHDDMLLAASEALAAQVSEENYDKGLIYPPFTNIRKISANIAANVAAKAYELGLATRLPRPADLVKYAESCMYSPVYRTYR; this is translated from the exons ATGGAGAGTACTTTGAAGGAGATCGGCGATGGCGGTTCTGTGTTGGATTTGGACCCCAAAGCAACTGTTGGTGGTGGTGTTGAGGATATATATGGAGAAGACTGTGCTACAGAGGAACAGCTTGTCACTCCATGGACTTTCTCAGTCGCTAG TGGCTATTCGTTGTTGAGGGATCCGCATCATAACAAGGGGTTGGCATTTACAGAAAAGGAAAGAGATGCTCATTATTTGCGGGGGCTTTTGCCACCTGCCATTGTTACTCAACAACTTCAG GAGAAGAAGTTGATGCAGAACATCAGGCAGTATCAACTTCCACTACAAAAATTTATTGCCATGATGGAACTTCAG GAAAGAAATGAAAGGCTCTTTTACAAACTTCTTATTGACAATGTCGAAGAATTGCTTCCTGTTGTCTACACTCCCACAGTTGGTGAAGCGTGTCAGAAGTACGGAAGCATCTTCAGGCGTCCTCAGGGTCTTTACATTAGTTTGAAAGAGAA GGGTAAGATTCTTGAAGTATTGAAGAATTGGCCCCAAAGGAGCATTCAAGTAATTGTGGTGACTGATGGTGAGCGTATTTTGGGTCTTGGTGATCTTGGTTGTCAG GGAATGGGAATTCCAGTTGGAAAACTTTCTTTATACACCGCACTCGGAGGAGTTCGTCCTTCTGCA TGTTTGCCTATTACAATTGATGTTGGGACAAACAACGAGAAATTGTTGAACGATGAATTCTACATTGGGCTTAAACAGAGAAGAGCAACCGGAGAG GAGTACTATGAACTTCTAGATGAGTTTATGACTGCTGTTAAGCAGAATTATGGGGAAAAAGTTCTGATTCAG TTTGAAGATTTTGCAAACCACAATGCTTTTGAGCTACTTGCCAAGTATCGCACAACTCATCTAGTCTTCAATGATGACATTCAG GGGACTGCGGCTGTCGTTCTTGCTGGAGCTGTTTCCGCCCTCAAACTCATTGGTGGTACCTTGGCCGATCACACATTCTTGTTCCTTGGTGCTGGAGAG GCTGGAACTGGTATTGCAGAGCTTATAGCCCTTGAAATATCAAAACAG acGAAAGCTCCAGTTGAGGAGACCCGCAAGAAGATCTGGCTAGTCGACTCCAAG GGATTAATTGTCCACTCGCGTAAGGATTCACTTCAACACTTCAAGCAGCCATGGGCTCACGAGCATGAACCTGTCAAGGATTTATTAAGTGCTGTGAAG GCAATTAAGCCAACAGTCCTGATTGGATCATCTGGAGTGGGAAGGACTTTTACAAAAGAAGTCATTGAGGCTGTATCCTCCATCAACGAG AAACCTCTTATTATGGCTCTTTCCAACCCGACGTCACAATCTGAATGCACTGCTGAAGAGGCTTACACTTGGAGTGAG GGCCGTGCAATCTTTGCCAGTGGAAGTCCATTCGATCCATTTGAATACAATGGGAAGACCTTTGTCCCTGGCCAG TCCAACAATGCCTACATCTTCCCTGGGTTTGGTTTGGGTGTCGTAATTTCTGGTGCAATTCGTGTCCACGACGACATGCTTCTGGCTGCCT CGGAAGCATTGGCTGCCCAAGTCTCCGAGGAAAACTACGACAAGGGATTGATCTACCCGCCCTTTACTAACATCCGAAAGATCTCGGCAAACATTGCAGCTAATGTGGCTGCCAAAGCATATGAACTTG GTTTGGCAACCCGTCTCCCACGCCCTGCAGATCTAGTCAAGTATGCTGAGAGCTGCATGTACAGTCCCGTCTACCGAACCTACCGATAA